The Lepus europaeus isolate LE1 chromosome 5, mLepTim1.pri, whole genome shotgun sequence genome includes the window ACCCCGTGTGTGAAGACCAGGGCCGTCACCCTCACTTGGCACCCCTGGCCTGCAGTTACCTTACTCCTTCTTCCCTCTGCTACAAACATCAAGTTCCAAGGATCTGGAGGATCTCACCCGCCCCCCTCTCCAGGGGCCGTCACGCAGCAGGTCTCACACATGCCCATGGAGTGGACACTGCAGACCCACCTGACCCGGGGTCAGGCCTGCCCCTCAGGTCTTCACTGCCCACCCGGGACAGCCAGTGTGCCCATTGCTCAGATGAAGGAAGTGAGGATCTGGAAGTGGCTGCAGACACGTGCTCTCTGCCAGGGTGTCCTCGCTTCGCGTGTCTGGCGTTTACTGCGatccggggccacagcaggggTGAACGGGCCCTCGTTCTATCTAGAACCCCTTTCCTGTGCACGTTCCGTCCTCACTGTGGTCCCGGAAGGTGGCCGATTTGTGAGGGCTCCAGCTCACAGATGGGGCACTCTAGACCCAGAGACCCAGGACTGCCTCCGACCCCTGAGGCTCCTTAGACAATGGCCGGACACTCGatctccctgcctgccccagatCCTGTGAGAAGCTGCGGCCAAGCCTCCAGCTCAGCTCACCCGGCCCCACAGAGCCGGcctgctccttccctcccccgCCTCGCCTCACAGGGGGCCgtggccccagcactggccagccCGGCCCTGCTGGGCTCTCCTCTGGGGGACTCTGGCCAGCgccagcccagctcctccagtTCTCTACTGGGGGACCCCGGGCACCCAGGAAACAGGTGTGGCCTCCTGACGGGAGGACCAAGCAGTTATTTTGGAAAAGCCCCAGTGATGGTTCAGCGGCCTTGGGGAGAAGCAGTGTTGCTGCCggaggtcctgccacccacagcctgGAGGACACCACCCCCTGCCCCGGGCGCCTGGCGTCTGACCTGGCTCCCTGGGACCCCGAGGTGCTGGCTGTGGCCCTGCCGGGGCCTCCCTCCAGGGAGGCGGCTGCCTCCGCAGGGTTAGACGCACCATCACGGGCTTTTTGAGGACTGAAACTTGTGTATTTCCCAGAGCCCCACAGCAAccgagaaggaaggaaagggttgGCAGAGGGTCCCTGGTGGTGGCCTGTGTCCCGGCCAAGTCActcgggcagggagggagggagcaggcccTGGCCGGGAGTGGGCTGGAGGGGAGCCCTGAGGCAAGGTGCCCCTGAAAAGGAACAAGCTGGTTGACCATCCACAGCCTGGGCCCGAGCGGCTTTAAACTCCCACCTGGCTCCGTCTTCCCTAGACGGGCTGAGGGCCTGGCAGATCGACTCCAATGGAGGAGACGAGTGGCAGGTGGAAAGCTGCCCTGGAGCTCACGGGACCAACTTCCCCGACCCCACAGTCAAGAAGTACTTTGTTACTTCCTACAGGTGAGAGACTCAGCGAGCAGGCCACCCTCTCCGACCCCTGGAACCATGGGCCTAAATGTGCCTCTctgggcagccagggaggggttcccgccccaccccagcctaCCACTTCTGGAGCCGGTACACTGGGCGGCTTCTCAGTGGCTGGGTGACCTGCAAGGCAGTGAGATCAAGGAGGCCCAGGGGCCCATGCTGGATGTCCACAGGTGTCCCTACCTTGGACAGGAAGTGCAGTGCACCCTCGGTGCCCTGGAGACAGGGCCTCTGGAGTGGTACCAGGTGCTGCCCAGGCACAAGTGGGTCAGCACCAGCCACGCTGGGCCTGCAGCGTTTAGGGGACACTCCCGGGCCCCGGGGGCTGCCGGGTCTGGCAAGGAGGGGCCGTGCAGTCCCAGCTCGGAACACAAGCcttgccctctgcccccagcatgtgcctcaagtcccagctggtggACCTCAAGGCCCACGGCTACTGGGAGGAGCTGCTAGACAAGGTCCGGCCCGACATCGTGGTCAGGGACTGGTGAGTGGGGCCCTGGGCTACCTGTCCCCATCCCCTCCTGCCCTTCCTGCTGGCTGGGTGAGAAAACCCACAGCAAGTACCCTCCGCGTACCTGCCCTCGCTCTCCCAGCAGCACCTCTCGgcctccccagccctgtgtgACGTGGCCAGCAGGCTGCACGTGAGGCCCGGAGCCAGAGgacaccagccccagggaggggctgaggggaaCTGCACAGCCTTCTCACCTGGGTGCCTCCCTGGCCCCGTACCCTCTCCACCCCCCAGCTCTCCCCAAGTTCTATACAAGGCCCCTGGCTTGACCCATAGCAGAGGCAGGATCCAGTTCTAGCCAGGCCCCAGCACCACCACACTGAGGGTGGAGGGGTGAGGCCTGAGGGGTACACAGcactgcgccagcccccaccACACAGAACAGTCCCCTGCCGCCCTAACCTTCCACTAAACCCCCCAGTGCGGTGCACCTAGGTCCAGGGGATGCAGCCTGCACAGACCGGGCCTCTGTCTCTGTAGACAGCCTTTGAATTTTGAGATCACGTCTTCTGTGGACCACCCCAAAGAGTTGCCGCTTTTCTCAGCTGGGGTAACTGAGGCCCAGCAGGGAGACACTGCTGAAGCCAGCTGGGCCTCCCGGACCGAGCAGAAGGGAGCAAGCTCAGGGCAGCGAAGCTCTGAGCCCGGGTATGGGCCTGCCCCCTGCGCCACGCCCAGCACAGGCCCTGGTGGCCTGGCGCGCAGCTCTAAGCCGGCCCTCCCCAGGTTTGCCGCCAGGGCAGACTCCGGCTGCTCCTACCACCTCCGGGTCCAGCTGACCTCCGCCGACTACATCGTCTTGGCCTCCTTTGAGCCCCCGCCAGTGACCATCCATCAGTGGAACGATGCTGCGTGGACAGAGGTGAGACCTTGGCTGCTTGCTGCGGCCCACCTACCTCTCCCGGCCTGGAACGCCCGCTGCTCTCGGGTCCAGAGTCCCTGCCTCCCGCCTAAGCAGTGTCTCCCAGGTGAcctggcctcccccaccccacacccaggtttcccacacctTCTCGGACTACCCCCCCGGCGTCCGCCACATCTTCTTCCAGCACGGAGGCAAGGACACGCAGTTCTGGGCGGGCTGGTACGGGCCCCGAGTCACCAACAGCAGCATCATCATCAGCTATAAGACCAGGAACCCGGCCCCCTCCACGGCTCAGCCTGAGACGCTGCCGCCCCCCGCACCTGGCCACCACGGGCCCTGATGACTGCCAGTGCCCACTGACAGCCAGAGGTCCCCtccagccaggagctcagcctgTGGTGGGCAGGGGGCAGTGAGGTCCCCGTTCTAGCCTCGAGCAAGCCCAGCAGCTGGGGTAGCTTCCTGTCACATAGCTGCCACACTCCACCCTAATAAATGTTTTCAGCGAAACCAGCTGGGGTCCCTCCCACTTCTGAGTGAGAGCCCGGCGCAGCCCTTGGGGCCCCTTTATTGAAACAACTCACAGCACAGTATGGAGACAGCGTTGGCTGGCTGGAGCCCAGGAGGCTGAGAAGCCGAGGTCCCAGCATCCCTCATGGCCCCTGGGGAGGCTTCCTCCGGGAAGgccaccagccccagcagccctgggcaggagggggcggTCCGTCCACGGAGGCCATAAGAGCACTTGGAGTCAGGGGGGCCCTGCAGCGCTGCCCGAGGCTGGGGGCCCCCAAAGTCTCACAGTTGTGGCATGAAcggggtggcaggtgcaccctCAGCTGCTTTTCTGAGCTCGCTCTTCCACGTAGAGCTGCATCTGATGGACAGAATCAAACAGCCTCAGCTGGGTGCCAGCtctggaggggcaggcagggcagcaaGCTCTGGGAGGTGCTCCTCCCGCCTTCCCCCTCCCACAGGGCCGAGGCGGCGGGGACTGGCCGCCTGGCTCTCCCCTCCAAGCCCTGCTCTGCAAGGCCGAACCTCCAAGCAGCCCCTGCAGCTCACCTTCAGAATGTCCGACGTCATGGTCTTCAGGGGTATCAGCCGGGGGTCATGCATGTGGACATCCTGCTCGTCGGCCAGGATCCATGGGAAatcctaggaggcagcccagGTGAGGGGTGGAAGGGGCCCGGTCCTGGCCCACCCTcactctgctgccctcccctccagagCTGGGGTCCTGAGACTTGAGGAGCAAAGGAATTCTCAGGGGCCTGTTTGGCAATGCAGATTCCCTGGCCCCACCCGCGAGGCTGAGCGTAGATCCCCGCTGGCGCTGGGACCCCAGAGGATTTCACAAGCCCAGGCGCTGATTCCAGAACCGGTGGACAGAGGCCCCTCTGTGGAGAACCCACCCCCGTCACCACTGGGTGCCCGCAGGAGCAGTGACCAGGTGTGTGGCCAGGCAGTCCACACACAGGAGGACCTGCAGGGTGCCAGGCGCTGGCCGCCGCCCATGCCCCTGCCCAGCGGGGACAGAGGCGCTATGAGCCCCCTCTAGCCTCTCACCTTGATGACCTGGATCTTCTCCATGTTGCGAGTGGCAGCTTCTCGCGTGTGCACCAGGACTGTGAAGGTGCAGCCTGGAGGGGAGAGCTTGGTCAGGGCTAAGCAGCCCCGCCTGGCCGCCTCCAGCCCCACAGGGTGTGAACCGCGTGCTAAGAGAAGGCACAGcccggggctggcgttgtggccctgaccctgcagcccacacgagctccctgcaaatgcacctgggaaaagagaggaagatggcccaagtgcgtgggcccctgccacccacgtgggagacccagatgaaactcctggcttcagcctggcacggccctggccattgtggccatctggggagtgaaccagcagatggggagatCTCTTACTCTCCTCTCTGGAACCCTGCCTCTcagacatcttttaaaaaagggcaCAGTCCCCAGGGAGACTGCAGCCAGGTGGCATCGATGGGGAACCTTCCTGGAGGAGACGGGTTCCCAGGTgctgaggggcagggagagccaaggctgctgcagccaaaCGGGGGGCGGGGACCCGTGGGGGGGACAGGAGCGGCCCACCTGGGGGGTTGTGGTCCAGCACGGCGTCACACACGCTGATCTTCAGGATGAAGGCTCGCAGCAGCTGCTCCACGTGAGACAGCAAGGAGTCGGagctgggaaggaagaaggagccTCCGTGACGCGGTGCCCTCCTTCCCCCTGGCAGGTCACCCCCGGAAGCAGACTGGGGACCCAGGGCCCTGCGGCACCCCCCGGAGTCGCCCGCTCCCGGCGGCGCTGACCCTGCCACACAGGATGACTGCGGTCACCACACCTTTCTGAGGGGGGACAGCCCAGCCAGGTGCCCCGGGGGGCCGCTcacagagagcagcagaggacgtTGTAGGCAGCTCCAAGCCCAGTCCCCTGACCATGCACACAAGCACAACACCCCACCTCCCACCGTTCCTGGGCGGATGAGCCTTGCCACGGCTACAGGgggccacc containing:
- the LOC133759429 gene encoding F-box only protein 6-like translates to MAVVSINALPETILLELFTHVPARQLLLHCRPVCSLWRDLIDLATLWKRKCLREGFVTEAWDQPVADWKIFYFLRSLQRNLLDNPCAEDGLRAWQIDSNGGDEWQVESCPGAHGTNFPDPTVKKYFVTSYSMCLKSQLVDLKAHGYWEELLDKVRPDIVVRDWFAARADSGCSYHLRVQLTSADYIVLASFEPPPVTIHQWNDAAWTEVSHTFSDYPPGVRHIFFQHGGKDTQFWAGWYGPRVTNSSIIISYKTRNPAPSTAQPETLPPPAPGHHGP